A window of Salvia splendens isolate huo1 chromosome 8, SspV2, whole genome shotgun sequence genomic DNA:
ACCCTTTTTGGTACGTCTTAACACTAAGCTTTTCAGGATTTTGTGCTTTAACAAAATCATAGCACCTCTACCACCTCCCTTCCTGCCAGAATCTTGAATTGGTGTAGAAACATACTGAAAGAATGAAATCATTGCTGGTTAATATGACATGTCTAAATATAACAATGTCAGGAAAAAGATAAGTACTGGTACTATTAATTAGCTGTACTCACTCTATTCCACCAGCAGAAGTGCCGAACATTTTTATGCTCACATCCTGGGCATTCTGCTGTACTGTACCACATAAAAGGCTCAGATATTTAAACTGCCAGACACAATTGGAATTACAATATAGCAAGGAAGAATTAAGTTAAAAGGAAACATAAGCAGGACCAGACTCATACTAAGGTTAATGCATATAGAGTGAGATAAagataaaaaggaaaatggtcaTAATAATATCAGAACACGACAGGATACAGCAGAAGGCATTGCACTGAATCTCATGAAAGATTTACTGTAAAGTGAGGATCGGAAATGTAAATGCTACAGAACTTCACCCAGTGGATCAGATGCAAATACCCTAGTATCACCATAAGAAGGACAACAGAAAGACCGGTTTGATATCACAATATAGGCAATGGAAAGATGATCCATTTACTCATTGCATTCACGGGAACTGAAAACATGAAAAAGGTTCACTACTTTCTTGCTCTCTCACCTCCGACCGGAGAAAAGtggaggagagaagagagaaaattagTTGAGAAAGAGAATAAGCCCTGAACTCTAAAGGCTTTACCAAACTTTTCAAGCAATACCTGTAATCAAGCGTACGACAATCGCAATCCTTGCAGAAATAATACGAGTAAGGAACTATCTGGAGAAAGCGAATCTGAAAGGAATTTCAAATCTGTTAGCATAATACAGTAAGTTAGATGGTACCACTCTTCAACCATAACTTACAAGTGAGTAGAGCTCGCCCACACGATTCTGAAGGGGAGTACCACTTAAAGCCCATTTGTATCTAGATTGTAGAGCAAGAACAGCTCTAGTCGTATTGCTACGTCTTTCTTTAATACAATGAGCCTGTAGCAGAAAAATAGTTAGTCCACAAGGAGGTAATTTTCTCTATGAAGAACAATGGAAGACTTTTTTTGATGGTCGTCGTTGCTATCAGAAATTTAAATTGGAATGGACCCAATGAGTTGATAAAGTGGAAAGCTGATAAAATAGCAAGGTTCAATCAGTTGGCAAGTGAGAAGAATTACAAATAGCACAATCATATGGAGTTTAATGATAAACACATGAGTCACCATTTCATTGTTATTAAAGTTATTTGAATAGTTTGGGCCCTTGTGTTAGTAAAACTTACTAAACAAACAACAGCATTGACAAAATTATGCAGGTAGAAATGCTAACCGTTTCTCTTACACACACACACCTAGTAACGTTGctaattcaaaaaattatataGATGTATCAATAAATCTCTTGCAACAAAATGGATAAACAATCTGTTacatgcaaaataaaaaaaaggtagCATAAAGACCCACGGTCAGCAGACGAGCATAACAAAAGGACTTTAAGACCCAAAATTTAGAGGCTTGACTCTCATAAAAGTAAAATAGATAGATTCATACAAAAGTTAAAATATCAGGGTTACCTCATCCAATACAATACGTTCCCAAGCCGCACAGTGCAGAATAGATTTTCCCTTGGATGTGGTTAGGCTGGTCATATCTGAATTATCAACTAAATCATCATTTTCCATTTCCTTGCAACCAATGCCATTTTTGCTCCCTTTGTTTATCTCCCTTGTATTAACCTCGAGATCCGGCATTTTCTTGCCCTTTGGTTCCTTTCTTTGCTGCTTTGCCTGCTTAACAGTCCGAACAGCACCAGGTCCGCACATATATTTCAAGTGAATTTTCAACTTATGCTCATAAAACAATTTTCCACAATACTGGCATTTGTCTTTAGGAGGCATCACATATTTTCTGTATTCTGCCTCAACAATTGCATATGTTGTTATAACAAAATCATAATCTGAAAGCTGATAAAGATTTTTTGCTCGGTTGGCACCATGATAGACAAGGACTTTGGTGCTTCCTTTGGCAGTGAATCGATCAATCTCTCTAACCCACTGCATCACAGCAACCAGGGGACATATAACAAGTGTGCCCTTTATTTGTGGCAACTCCTTTGAGGAACTGCCTGAAGATGAGGGTAAGTAAGCATCAGGAATTCCTGCTGAGATGCTTCttttaaaaagaacaagcgcTATTGCCTGGAGAGTCTTGCCCATTCCCATCTCATCGGCAAGGATGCCACCTCGGGCAGAAGATTCCTCTTGCTTCAAAGCCCAAGCTAACCACTCCTTCTGGTATCTTAGTAGTGGTATTATCAAGTCCTCTGAAGGCTCGGCAGTTTCCATTGATATCTCATTCTGATTCATCAGGTCCATATCTATTTGTAAATTCTCTTCAATCCATctatcattttcttcttctaatACTTCCCACATTAATATAGGCctatcttttttcttctttcccttcCTTTTCGAGAGAAATTTCTCAACTATTCCACCAGCGTATTCGATTTTCCCTAGATCAATGCCAATACCAGTCTCAATGTCTGCATCTGAGAATCTCTCACTCTCTTCTTCATCAACTTTTTTACTACTTGCGCTTTTCCCATAGGAGTTCTTTTTCCTCCTCTTCGCGACACCATCATCATCACTTATATAGTTCAAATTGAACATTGCTGTACTGTTATCAAGTGCATCAAGCAGATCTTCACCTAAACACAAGATGAAAAGTCAGTGATGCTTCCATATATGTGGTTTGGGCGAAGGGGGAAAAGATAAATTGTTGCAgttaaaaaattgattttcaCATAGAAAAGTTAGATTGACGGAAATATGGAAATTCCAACTGATATACCACATTTTGCAAAAAAATGTCGCATCCATAATCAGTTACTCAAGTCAGCACAAGATTACAGTAGCCGAGTTTATGCTACGAATGCCAGTGTCCAAAAACTGTATCCTAAAGCATGATAAATGATCTCATTTATGTCCAAGATTTTCTCATATATCTTTATTGATATGTCTTGCCTCCGTAATATTCTGAGCAATACTACTACCTACATGGTGATATACTTCAATAAATGTAAACAAGTCATTTAACAAAAATGTATGCCACCATAAGATAAAATCGAAAAGAGCAGGATAATCTCTTTCCCCACATACTGCTTATTATCATATTCGATGAGGATCACCAACAAAGTTAAACCTTCAAAGAGAAACATAAGCACACACGCCCAAAACAGCCATCCAGAATCACATCGAAACATTTAACTACCAAAACCACACATTTAATCACCGAAACGTCACACACAGTCAATTACGCACCATCATCACTCGGAACGTCAAAATCAGAATCGGAGGACGGCTCCACTCCATAATCTTCCGCATCAGAACCGTCTCTGTACTTGACTTTCCGCTTCCCTGCACAATTTTCACTTCTCAAAGTCGATAAACAGTAACAAACACTGCAATTCCACATAAAGAAATTGAAcctaaaaaatcagaaaatcgaaaaaaaaaacataaaaaggaAAGCACCTTTGGAAGAAGCAGCGCCATCTCCGTGAGAGCGGAGCTTCATTCTGTAATTGGAGGATCAGAGAGTATTGAACGGTATATTAAAAAAGTTAGGGTTTGAACAATTGAGCTGCTTGTTTTGGTGAAACCGTGGTTAAAAAAGCAGAAGGAGATTAAAGATGGGCAGGGGTAGGTGGATGGTGGTGGGGTGGTGGTGACTGGTGGTTACGGAGGAGATTCGCGGCGGGAAAAGGCTATTATATTCTCGCCATTTTATAAACGGTTTGAGAAAGAGAGACACAAACCGTCGACGGGACTCGTGATGTACCGACGGCTTTGGCTTTAAtcggagtatattttttttatatagaaaatagttttaattttattttttagtctaTCAAAAATGGTTTTATTCGTATCAAGTaaaatatctttatttttttatatattttatctatttatcatatttttctttcttttaatctATACTATATATTAAAATAGTTGTGTTATTTATATAAGGATTATTTTTCGAAAGGAAGATTAATAtcgaaaaatagaaaatacttTGAATAAATATTAGAAGCTGTTTATGGAGTAGTGATTTTATGAATTCTTTGGAGTTATTTTGGGGAAGGGATGAGTTGCATATTAGTATACTGTATGTGACATTGGACGAAATTTACAGTGTGCTAAGCTAACGCTACTGTCAAAATCatgtaattaatattattatccATCTTAATTCATTGTTTATCCCTCTTTAGTGAATGGGGATAATCTCCAGTCAACGGTCAAACATACTGAAAAGGTTGATTCAACACTTTTGAGCGGTAGCAAttccaaaagaagaaagaaaatccTCATTTAATTCAGTTCAATACCTTGCCTCGATCCTTATGGCCATCCACATCTCTATCTCAATATCGTTtcatccattaactattcatggccacactgcactttttacctcATCTTTTAATTAAGAGACTGCAATTGCAACCCCCTATCTCTTAactatctcatcccttaactattcatcccatttcatttttatttttatttttcaacaaattcaattaatatttcactgaaatattaaattaatgctaataatttcataaattcattaaaaaacacggAAATTACATCATCGGGAAATACGAAACATAtataattgaaatcctaatattacaatttatttttaGCAACGAAATACATAGCAACGACTTGTGCAAACCCATGACGTTGGCTTCGGCGTTGTGAAGCGTGTTCGGCCACGTAGATGGCGTTGAAATTGCGGCATTCCTTCCACACCCGCTAATGGTGATTCCGAAGCGTGTTCAACGTGCGGGGAGGATGTGAAAGTGTAGTGTTCGTGTGTGGAAAAAATAGTGGGGGAATTGGGTTATTTATAGATAAATgtggaaaaaagaaaataaaaaaataattctgcAAAACAAAACAGGCaaaaaaaaaacggtaaaaatattttttatttttcaatttttttaaaaaaataattaaaaatggcTGAAAATTGACGCTCACTCGCAAAGCCGACGAGTGGGTGTCACAACCCAACCGCTGCTCGCCATGTGGCCGACACGCGTGGTGAGCCAGCTCGCCAACATGCTCTCGGCGGAGGGATACAGGACGAGACGGAGTGACCGCATTGCTGTCTCGAGACAGCATCCAGCTGTCACTGCGGGTGCTCTTACCATCCAATTTCGGAGCTGTTGTCGGATTCTGGTCCGGCGCTGATGGCCGCCCTCCTCGAACATCAGAACACAATAATTAGTCATTTCCACCTATTTATGTACTCCAtccgtattcaaaaaatagaaacatttgaaacgacacgagttttaatgcacaattggtaaagcaagaaagaaaaaaagaaaaatgagtaaagtaagagagagaaagagaaaatagagttagtggattgtggggtttatgtcctaaaatagaaagatcaaaaaatttatttttaaggaacggcccaaaatgaaaattgttgatattttaaaaaacggagggagtatttattaaaaaattgaaagagtAGGAAAAATGGAGTTGAGATTTGGAGGCTGTGATGTAAATGTCATGTTGATGCAGGCTTTGAACATACTGAAAGCGTCTTTTACGTCGACCACTGCTTTGACAGATGGCCTCGTCAAGCCCTTCTTGGAGAAACAAGGATTGAACCAGCAGTCTGAATCAGAATCTGAGGAGGAGCAGATAGAATCGGAATCTGAGGAGTAGGAGCAGCAGTTGGAATCGGGATTAGAGGTTAAATCTAGCTGTAAATATCTGATTTAGATGGGATTTTGATGCTACTTGATTGAATCTTGctcaaaacaaattattttgatGTAACTTGCTCCATGGATGATCTCTGTCAGGAATTCGATGTGGTAAGGAACGATTTTGAGATCATTTATGTGTACATGGTTAAAAGTACTAGTAAACTAGTAtagatttattttatattacttGATTCGCATTGAAATAGATTGGATTGGAGACATgcaaataataaatatagatatCCAATTTTGCAATACATATATGGTACTTATCATATTCTGATAATAGTCAAACtcaaattattcatttttaaaattgcaaatAAGATGAAATGTGATGCACAATTTAGCAATGCTATAAAAATGACCCTTTTTTTGCTACCATTGTGGAATGTAGTCTAAAATTCTAGATATTCATTGGGCCATTTTAGCCATTTCGGTAAGTATTGTATTGGGCTAAGCCTTATACCAGTTGGGCTTCTCTGATCTTTCTAATTTTTTAGTAAGttaatttatatgtatattgaTTTTAAGTGAATAAGAATTTAGGATTATTAAGGATAATGTTGAATACTATATGTCTATATTCCAGTTATTAGTTTtccacatttttaaaataaagagattttaTGAAAGAAAAAGGATGTTATCAAACTGAGAATTGGAAATAAGAAATGTTGTCAAAATGAGACTTGAACAATTGAAGCATGCATAGTAGAAAAGGTCACGAACTTCAACTTttaactaaaagtaaaagagaaatgCCAAATATGCTGTTGATTTGTTATGAGAAATATGTTGTTGATTTCATTATTCAAGTCTCGTCTAAACTAGTCTCAAATAGATAGTAGAAGTAATTTATACTAAAACTAATTCAATAATGAAAATCGAAATATATGTCCATTCCAATCTCCCAAACCTAAATTGATAGACACCATACCTTTTCAAACCCTAAGCGCAGACAAAAAAACAAGCATGTAGCATATTTTTAGTAGATAATTTTGGGAATAGAattcaacatgtgaaaaaaaaagttcaataATATCGACGGCAGTTAAGTATTTTTAGTAGATAATTTTGTGAATAGAattcaacatgtgaaaaaaaaagttcaataATATCGACGGCAGTTAAGTTGGTTGAGAGAAAAGAGCAAAGTTTCAAGGAAATAAGTGTTCAAGTTGGTACCTAATTCACCTGCTGATTAAATACACTTTAATAGTATCTCATAAGTCCACTTAattataaatccataagactaATGTGTAATATTAATTCAAACGTCTAGTCCTCCCCTGTTAACTCCAATTCTCTTTCGAGAAAAGAGcatgaaaattttctttttttcctacTTCACAATTTGtggaaattattaaaaaaaattatattacgCCTTTATAGAACTAATATCTAGAAACTCACAATCTAGCTCCATCAAAGTGGGATTTCTCGATCTCAACTTTTTTCGAAATGGGGGCTTCCAGTTCCCAAGAAAATTCTAGTTCCTCTGCACCAGAATCATTAGCCGACCaaatctttttctattttttgctTAAATAAAAATCGAATAAGACAAGAATTGAACTGAGAAAAAAGTGTGTACCAATTTATCCAAAAATCAAATTGATCCTACACTAAAAACTATGTACATCTCCCCAAACTTTTCAACTAAGTAAAAAGAAAGCTCTGTTCTTCACATCTAAATCTACTTTCACTGCCAAAATCAACGTTTTCACCGTCTCTAATCGTCATCCACCTCTCCGTCCAATCCCACTTTTCACTTCTTGAATTCTTACACAACTCATAAAATTCCGCAAAATTCATCTCAATCGAATCATGTGAAGATTCCTCAACCGAGCTCCAAATCCCCCGATCAAGAATACTCGTCGGAGAATCAGAATCTCCGCCCAATTTCTCGTGCCGAATATCTCCGAGAAACGGATGCCGGAGCAGCTCCTCCGCCGTCCACCTCTCTCTCGGATCAACCCTCAAACACTTGCTCAAAAAATCCTTCCCAACTTCCGACAGAGATGCCGGAAACTCCGGCGCCTCGCCGGAAAACGCGATCCGGCGGAGCGTCTCCGGCGCGTTCGGCCAGGGCGCTCGGCCGGCGGCCATCTCGATGACCGTGCACCCGAGCGCCCACACGTCGGCCGCGAACCCCTGCTCCTCCCCACGCGCCACCTCTGGCGCCATGAAAAGCGGGGTCCCGCCGATAGCGAATTCTTGCTGCGCCTTGGCGCAGCCGAAATCCGCGATTTTGGCGGCGCCGCCGACTAGCAACACGTTGCTCCCTTTGATGTCACAATGCACTATTCCTCGGGAGTGCAAGTAGTCCAATCCTGTAATGATCCCTTGAGTGTAGCGGCGAATGGCCGCCTCAGGGAGGCGGCCGCGGCGGCGGATCGAGTCCGACAGCGATCCGTCTGGGGCGTGTTCAATCATGAGATTGAACACGGCCGTAGAGTTCTCGACGCTAATATCGAATCCCCTGTAGCCAATTATGTGAGGTGAATTGAGACCGGAGAGAATCTTTTGCTCTCTTTGTAGGGACTCGGACCGGCTTAACTCAGTTGATTTCACGGCGAATACGTCTCCGGAGAGGCGGGAGACGGCGATTGAGACGGCGGCGGAGGCGCCGTGGCCTATGATGTGGCCTCTAGTCCAatccatttcctttttttgggtAGAGAAATGGatgtttttttgtgtgtgtttcaATTTGGTTGTGACATTTGTTGTACTATGCTACTATATATATACGTGGGTGTGTGAGACCAATGATGAGAATAAGGTGGCATATttagaaatgaaattttaatttgtccAAATTAGTTGGGGACTGGTTTCGTTGAGGGTTGCTTTAACGGGAACTAAAAACGTGGCAATTTTGCTGTGGTTATTTAGCTAATTTGAATCCAATGGGGTTAGGCAAACAGGTCGTGATCTGGCGGAAGGGAATGGCGCCACGTGGCGGAATTAGGAAAGAGGATGAAGAGTCGagaacatgtttgcacatacgATACTCCAACACAATCTTGTGACCAATTGTTATTCGAAACATGAATAGTTGgtaggagaaaaaaaataataatcatgTTTTTGATGGAATTGTACTGTCATACTGATTTTTTCCTTTGCCATGTGTCTTCACGAGTTTAGTTAGTGATAAATTcaagattttaaaaattttcatgtAGCAAATAGTTACAACAATTTAGAGTCTCGAATTTGAAGGAGGCAACGACAGATTTCTATACTTTAATTGGGATTATAAAATCATTAACTGAGAACTCAAATTTATTTGAGATCAAATAATATTAGAGAATtgattaatgaattaaatagaGATATATCAATAAATGAGTCGTGCccatatttattttgatgattaaatcaTATTAAACATTTGATTAATGAATCAAATAGAGATTTATCAATAAATGAgttaaaacttataacatatagTATTGCTATATTTTTGGAAGTaaatttatatggagtatttgggacatttaaaagagaaaaaaatatactactaactTTTTTGGTGTTTGAGGAGTGATAGaatattatttgaatttgaaCTTACTTGTTGAAGACATAATCTACGTGAGTTGGTTTCTTTTATCAAagtaattatttcaaaatttcaaaaagtgcACTTGCAATAGTCAATTTGTTTggccaaaaatatattttaatgccTACTTTTTTTAGATTTACACATTAAATTCTTAGCAAATAAGTGAATAACCAACATTTTCACAGTAGACTTGTCATCCAAAATCTTTTTTCATATCAAATTCATAAGAAACAATTAAAGATATTCTATGTTACAACAATAACACTAAAACAAATAGTAATGTAATTTGTGAAAGTAGCCCATTTCATATTAAGAATCACAAaagttattattaattaatatacttatttattttacatAGTAATACTACAATCATTATACATCGTCGTGTGGagcaaatataattataattaacttttataattattatctaTGACTTTATACTCTTGTAGTCGacttcaaaataaaaagaagGTGACACTCAAATTCTATCATTCTCGAAATTCGTTATTAGGATAAATGTATTTATGATcgataaatgaaaaaaatggctCCACGTCATGGTGCACGTAACATATTGTAATAAATAGTCATGGAGTGAAAAAATGGTGAGCATATTTAAGGGTAGGTGGAGAGATGGGGTTGGATAGTCCAAAGTGTTATATATTTGGATGCCTTGTTTTGTATTGGAGTGGATAATGacttttgaaaaattaaatttttggaGTTGTGGGTGGTGGGTGATTGCTGAATTAGGTTGAGCCAACCAACAAATCTTTCATTTCTCTCTcctttgaattatttatatagtaattattttgaGGGGATAGAGTTATTTGGCCATAATACGATCGATCCTAATTAGAACATAATCGCAatttaagaataatttaataaatgaataatatattAGGATTAGGgtactaattaaatttattttgagagaaaatagttttatGACTAACTATAACGTGATCAAATAGCACTATTTTGTTTTAAGTGACCTTGGTTTGGCTGACAATTATTTGGGGTGAATTCACAGGAATAATAGCTTGTTTCCACATGGAAAGTCAActgaaaatgatataaaatgaaGCCACTAAGTTACACAACCAAAAGGGGATTTTGATCCTCAGATTTCATGcctatttatttaaattaagtgaTGATATTTAATAAAGTAGACCTGAATATCAATTATAagcatgttttttttatataaatactgatgctagaaatattttttttatttcttcggTTCATATTCTCTAATAAGTGGACTCCACTCTAATAATtctgaataaattaaatatgtatgtATATTAAGTTACGAATGCTTCTTATTCCAAGTTGTATTAGTTGAAGATACACGATGGAAGGAATTGCCAAACTCACCTTGATAGTTTATATATCTccacttagttttttttttcatttttaattttcagtACACTCCATTTTCATTCTAATTTTTAGCTTGCATTTTGTtagtagttgtattttatttcgtTATATGTTTTTTAAATCATTAGTTATGTATTGTAGTTAGTACTACTCCATCTGtttcacaagaatatgcactctttcatttttagtccgtcctacaagaatatgcatttttcaattttgaaagcTCTTTTCTTTCttatgaggtgagactcatttccCACTAaccatattttaattattttttctctctacctctttcttactttacctattttgcattaaaacttgtgtcgtcCCCGAAGTGCATATTCtctagggacggagggagtataattcaaTTTAGAACACCACTGACTTACCAACTcatgtttaattaataaatagatTTCTCTCTCAAGAGAGATGACCAAATTAAAACATGTTATTGTCACAAAAATCTATTTTCAGTTTGTGACGTCACCAAAACATTTATAGTAATTAGGAGTATAGTAAATATTGTACTGGCGCCTAGAAACCTACCACACATCTATGATCAAGCTTCATTTTCAACCATTTAAATTGGACTAATATTTTTGGGTATGATTAAATCTTGGATTCTGATTTTGCACTTTTAATGATCACCTTCTAGAGGGGACCCTAGCAAGAAATAATGATGCATTTGAATCTTAAGATATAAACCACCCCACACACTAAGTTGTTAGTTTGTAGAGGTTTCATAACTTTGAAAACAAGATATTTATCGAATTTTAATAGTATGATAAAAGAAAAACCGTATTTCCAATAATAAAATTTGTGGCATCATAGCAAATGATGATTGGTTAGTACTTATTATCAAAGTTATTCAAAAGTGATGAAACACTTGTCATAAATATCAAAGGACATGTCACACTCAAACCACTATTAACCCAACCAGCGTTATTGAAAGCGAACTCttcttaattcttaattaaGAAATAAGTTTGTGACATGTCAAAGCTTTCAATTAGTTACACTATACTTCACAATGAAGATTAATATGGGGTTAAAGCTTCTAGAAATCGTagttataaatattactattatgcTAGTTAAGAgaaaaatatagtattataGTCACGAGTTATCTACTTGTAAATATATGaactttgtgtatttttttgttatttccaTTTATTTATATGAACTTTAGacctttaaaaataaatttcaaaaaattcagAAGATCTTGAAAATTTGTGTATTTCTAAGCAAATAAAAATCCTACTAGTACTAATTATTTAAACTAGTTGACAGTTGTGGATAGTTAGAAAATGTAGTTAATTGATTTGTACACATTCTCAATCCAATTAGGAGTAAGTAGTAAAAGTTAATGAATTGGTCTAATTCAAAAAAGACAAAATAAAGAAGAATATGATTAGACTTCGAAGAAGAAGTCAAAAGGGATTCAAGAAAACAAGGAGAAAGAGTTCGAAAGAAGTTGCAACTAATTTTACCAATTAAATCCGCAACCCCATATTCTTCCAACACTAAGCAACAATAGGTGGAATTTAGTTGTAATTATTGGACCACTATATGGTTAGTTGAACACATGTAAAAGATTCAATCTTATGCCATATCTACTTTCACTTCAACGTGACATTAAATATTTCTCCCTCTCTATCTGATGTGTGTCGTGTCCTTAATTTTAATAGGAATAGTCACAAGTCGAATGGCATTTGTTACATAATTTCCCGTGCCTCTTCGTGTTTTTGTTATCGAGTGATATACTCGATAGACTGTGTCATCAGATTTTGTTATTAAGTGTTACATCTCGATAGACTGGGCCACTTAAATTTTGGCCATGTGATCTTCAAGCGAATCAATCTAGAAAATCATAGTTGTCGGTCGCAATTTGACCATCAGTTCTACCTCATCATTTGGCAATACTAGTTATTTATAATATCCGCAAAGGAAAATATTACTCTCTATGTTAAGGGTTCGTTTGGTTTCCATGTTAGCCATAGTTAGTCATCTCTATCTACCCTTCATTCCATGTTTGGTTTCCATGATAGCAATCTTTGTGACCCGCATCAAGAATCCCAATACCCGACACGGAGTGAGTTATGGAAAACAAAAAACCAGATAACTCAATCGGCAGTTCATCGTGCGATTGTCCA
This region includes:
- the LOC121745053 gene encoding DNA repair protein RAD16-like; its protein translation is MKLRSHGDGAASSKGKRKVKYRDGSDAEDYGVEPSSDSDFDVPSDDGEDLLDALDNSTAMFNLNYISDDDGVAKRRKKNSYGKSASSKKVDEEESERFSDADIETGIGIDLGKIEYAGGIVEKFLSKRKGKKKKDRPILMWEVLEEENDRWIEENLQIDMDLMNQNEISMETAEPSEDLIIPLLRYQKEWLAWALKQEESSARGGILADEMGMGKTLQAIALVLFKRSISAGIPDAYLPSSSGSSSKELPQIKGTLVICPLVAVMQWVREIDRFTAKGSTKVLVYHGANRAKNLYQLSDYDFVITTYAIVEAEYRKYVMPPKDKCQYCGKLFYEHKLKIHLKYMCGPGAVRTVKQAKQQRKEPKGKKMPDLEVNTREINKGSKNGIGCKEMENDDLVDNSDMTSLTTSKGKSILHCAAWERIVLDEAHCIKERRSNTTRAVLALQSRYKWALSGTPLQNRVGELYSLIRFLQIVPYSYYFCKDCDCRTLDYSTAECPGCEHKNVRHFCWWNRYVSTPIQDSGRKGGGRGAMILLKHKILKSLVLRRTKKGRAADLALPPRIVTLRRDSLDVVEEDYYTALYNESQAQFNTYVDAGTLMNNYAHIFDLLTRLRQAVDHPYLVEYSLTSMERKGKAVDTGSDVKCGLCNDTEEDTVVTSCGHTFCKPCLIDFSASIGQNSCPTCSKPLTVDFTVNKDGKEPRSKTTVKGFRPSSILNRIRLDDFQTSTKIDALREEIRFMVERDGSAKAIVFSQFSSFLDLIHYALQKSGVQCVQLDGSMSMGARDTAIKKFTEDPSCRVFLMSLKAGGVALNLTVASHVFLMDPWWNPAVERQAQDRIHRIGQFKPIRIVRFIIENTVEERILKLQEKKELVFEGTVGGCSEALAKLTEADLRFLFVT
- the LOC121743684 gene encoding mitogen-activated protein kinase kinase kinase 17-like, producing the protein MDWTRGHIIGHGASAAVSIAVSRLSGDVFAVKSTELSRSESLQREQKILSGLNSPHIIGYRGFDISVENSTAVFNLMIEHAPDGSLSDSIRRRGRLPEAAIRRYTQGIITGLDYLHSRGIVHCDIKGSNVLLVGGAAKIADFGCAKAQQEFAIGGTPLFMAPEVARGEEQGFAADVWALGCTVIEMAAGRAPWPNAPETLRRIAFSGEAPEFPASLSEVGKDFLSKCLRVDPRERWTAEELLRHPFLGDIRHEKLGGDSDSPTSILDRGIWSSVEESSHDSIEMNFAEFYELCKNSRSEKWDWTERWMTIRDGENVDFGSESRFRCEEQSFLFT